The following are encoded together in the Holophagales bacterium genome:
- a CDS encoding metal ABC transporter permease yields MTLLQVFDPLFRVPLANGLLLALVLPALGAYVRLRNEWLAALGLAQVTAAGGVMAILVGIHPLAGSLGAAVLAAALKGRTERSGNDVYAVLLFFGWSAALLGAANSTRGEELSHSLLEGQLYFTTWANLGAAIALVAVVAFAGTWLSKRLLLEHFFPESLAANGQSPWKLHLAFDLLVAFSVALATESIGVMATFALVFLPPWIAFRIAASWKRALVHCAGFSITAYLAAFVLAIVLDQPFGPVLVGTLVAGGIVLLPFRARR; encoded by the coding sequence GTGACGCTCCTGCAGGTCTTCGACCCGCTCTTCCGCGTCCCGCTCGCCAACGGGCTCCTCCTCGCGCTCGTCCTCCCAGCTCTCGGCGCCTACGTGCGGCTTCGCAACGAGTGGCTCGCGGCGCTCGGCCTCGCCCAGGTCACCGCCGCGGGCGGAGTGATGGCGATCCTCGTCGGCATCCACCCGCTCGCGGGGTCCCTCGGCGCCGCCGTGCTCGCCGCCGCCCTGAAGGGGCGCACCGAGCGTTCGGGCAACGACGTCTACGCCGTTCTCCTCTTTTTCGGCTGGAGCGCGGCGCTCCTCGGCGCGGCAAACAGCACGAGGGGCGAGGAGCTCTCCCACTCGCTCCTCGAGGGACAGCTCTACTTCACGACCTGGGCGAACCTCGGGGCCGCCATCGCTCTCGTCGCGGTCGTCGCATTCGCGGGGACGTGGCTCTCGAAGCGGCTCCTCCTCGAGCACTTCTTCCCCGAGAGCCTCGCGGCGAATGGCCAGTCCCCCTGGAAGCTCCACCTCGCCTTCGACCTCCTCGTCGCTTTCTCCGTCGCCCTCGCCACCGAGTCGATCGGCGTCATGGCGACGTTCGCCCTCGTCTTCCTCCCCCCCTGGATCGCATTCCGGATCGCCGCCTCGTGGAAGCGCGCGCTCGTTCACTGCGCGGGGTTCTCGATAACGGCCTACCTCGCCGCCTTCGTCCTCGCGATCGTTCTCGACCAGCCGTTCGGGCCCGTCCTCGTCGGGACGCTCGTCGCCGGCGGCATCGTCCTCCTCCCATTCCGCGCCCGCCGCTGA
- a CDS encoding SDR family oxidoreductase: MKDNVVLITGASSGIGEAVARELVRRGAKVILCARRTDLLDKVAADLRAAGGSAIAVACDVTKDGDPEAAVARAVSEWGRLDTVLANAGFAIAGRIESLTLEDYRRQLETNLFGTIRTLQAALPDLKRTKGRIGVVGSVNGFIGTPATSAYCVSKFAVRGLCDAIRPEMKQHGISVTHIAPGFVASEIRAKDNREVVHKHAKDPVPQWLVASAESAAVEIVDALSQRDREQVVTFHGKVAVFLERHFSWLVSMLAGAVDADRRPDRKREAKAG, from the coding sequence ATGAAAGACAACGTCGTCCTCATCACCGGGGCCTCTTCGGGAATCGGCGAGGCGGTCGCGCGCGAGCTCGTCCGTCGCGGCGCGAAGGTGATCCTCTGCGCCCGCCGGACCGACCTGCTCGACAAGGTCGCGGCCGACCTGCGCGCCGCGGGCGGCTCCGCCATCGCCGTCGCCTGCGACGTCACGAAGGACGGCGACCCCGAGGCCGCCGTGGCGCGCGCCGTCTCGGAGTGGGGCCGCCTCGACACGGTCCTTGCGAACGCCGGGTTCGCGATCGCCGGACGCATCGAGTCGCTGACTCTCGAGGACTATCGCCGGCAGCTCGAGACGAATCTCTTCGGCACCATCCGGACGCTCCAGGCCGCGCTCCCCGACCTGAAGAGAACGAAGGGCCGCATCGGCGTCGTCGGGAGCGTCAACGGGTTCATCGGCACTCCCGCCACGTCGGCCTACTGCGTCTCGAAGTTCGCCGTCCGGGGGCTCTGCGACGCCATTCGACCCGAGATGAAGCAGCACGGCATCTCCGTGACGCACATCGCCCCCGGCTTCGTCGCGAGCGAGATCCGCGCCAAGGACAACCGCGAGGTCGTCCACAAGCACGCGAAGGACCCCGTGCCGCAGTGGCTCGTCGCCTCTGCCGAGTCGGCGGCCGTCGAGATCGTGGACGCGCTCTCGCAGCGCGACCGAGAGCAGGTCGTGACGTTCCACGGCAAGGTCGCCGTCTTCCTCGAGCGGCATTTCTCGTGGCTCGTCTCGATGCTCGCCGGCGCCGTGGACGCCGACAGGAGACCCGACAGGAAGAGGGAAGCGAAGGCGGGCTGA
- a CDS encoding ABC-F family ATP-binding cassette domain-containing protein, with translation MPVTLSAESVSAVLPDGVRLFAPVDLSLPRGVTGLVGPNGSGKSTLLEILAGLRLPARGRVVRHGTVGFLPQAVTLRPGETAAGLLAAGSAPAWRVKRALSGAGLAEVDLDRDARTLSGGEATRLRLARLLLEAPETVLLDEPTNHLDEEARRVVHAFVATFPGAVLVATHDRALLALADRIADLGSGGLRLYGGGWSGFLEARRAEREAADRGVRSAEQGLDAARRAAREARERQARRSAAGRREAARGGLPKIARGAMKRSAQNTAGRLKGLHDERVEAAASELARARARTPEGPRVVVDLETTRVPARKRLVEAEGVNVRLPGGWLWASPVTFEVVGPERIWLRGANGSGKSTLFALLSGRVPDSGTLRVGAARVARLEQDAVLGDEGTLADALRRHAPARAEHERRVLLGRFGFVQDAAGKPVAALSGGERIRAGLAALLAADQAPEILLLDEPSNHLDLPGLEAVASALRAFRGALLLVTHDAAFARDVEVTRELRLPPRACVSPAALRARTRR, from the coding sequence ATGCCGGTCACCCTCTCCGCCGAAAGCGTTTCGGCCGTCCTGCCGGACGGCGTTCGGCTCTTCGCCCCTGTCGACCTGTCGCTCCCGCGCGGCGTGACGGGACTCGTCGGCCCGAACGGCTCGGGAAAGAGCACGCTCCTCGAGATCCTCGCGGGGCTTCGACTCCCCGCGCGGGGGCGCGTCGTCCGCCACGGCACGGTCGGCTTCCTGCCGCAAGCGGTCACGCTCCGCCCGGGAGAGACGGCCGCCGGCCTCCTCGCCGCCGGCTCCGCGCCGGCCTGGCGCGTGAAAAGGGCCCTCTCCGGCGCCGGTCTCGCGGAGGTCGACCTCGATCGCGACGCGAGGACCCTCTCCGGCGGCGAGGCGACTCGCCTGCGCCTCGCGCGGCTCCTCCTCGAAGCGCCGGAGACCGTCCTTCTCGACGAGCCGACGAACCACCTCGACGAGGAGGCTCGCCGCGTCGTGCACGCCTTCGTCGCGACGTTCCCCGGTGCCGTCCTCGTCGCGACGCACGACCGCGCCCTCCTCGCGCTGGCCGATCGCATCGCCGACCTGGGGAGCGGCGGCTTGCGTCTCTACGGAGGCGGCTGGTCCGGGTTCCTGGAGGCTCGACGCGCCGAGCGCGAGGCCGCCGATCGTGGCGTCCGCTCCGCGGAGCAGGGGCTCGACGCCGCCCGCAGGGCGGCCCGCGAGGCCCGCGAGCGGCAGGCCCGCCGGAGCGCCGCGGGACGCCGAGAGGCCGCGCGGGGCGGCCTCCCGAAGATCGCCCGCGGCGCGATGAAGCGCTCCGCGCAGAACACGGCAGGCCGGCTGAAGGGCCTCCACGACGAGCGCGTCGAAGCGGCCGCCTCGGAGCTGGCGCGGGCTCGCGCCCGAACGCCCGAAGGCCCTAGGGTCGTCGTCGACCTCGAGACGACACGCGTCCCCGCCCGCAAGCGTCTCGTCGAGGCAGAGGGGGTCAACGTCCGGCTGCCCGGCGGATGGCTCTGGGCGAGCCCCGTCACCTTCGAGGTCGTCGGCCCCGAGCGGATCTGGCTGCGGGGAGCGAACGGCTCGGGCAAGTCGACTCTCTTCGCGCTCCTCTCGGGGCGCGTCCCGGACTCGGGGACGCTCCGCGTCGGGGCCGCGCGCGTGGCCCGCCTCGAGCAGGACGCCGTCCTCGGCGACGAGGGGACCCTCGCCGATGCGCTCCGGCGCCACGCTCCGGCCCGGGCCGAGCACGAGCGCCGAGTCCTCCTCGGGCGCTTCGGCTTCGTTCAGGATGCGGCCGGAAAGCCCGTGGCCGCGCTGTCCGGGGGAGAGAGGATCCGCGCCGGCCTCGCGGCTCTCCTGGCCGCGGACCAGGCTCCCGAGATCCTCCTGCTCGACGAGCCGTCGAACCATCTCGACCTCCCGGGGCTCGAGGCGGTTGCGTCAGCTCTCCGCGCCTTCCGGGGCGCGCTTCTCCTCGTCACGCACGACGCCGCGTTCGCGCGCGACGTGGAGGTCACGCGGGAGCTTCGGCTCCCCCCGAGGGCCTGCGTGTCCCCCGCCGCGCTCCGCGCCCGGACCCGGCGATAG
- a CDS encoding nitroreductase family protein, which yields MDFRQLVAARYSVRTYRSDPVPEALLREVLEAARHAPSACNRQPFRVIVLTTRGRETDLLRVYPKPWFVEAPLVLAVCSVPTEAWVRSRHDGWSAAETDATIATDHLLLAAADRGLGTCWVAAFDPVAAREVLGLPDDVVPVAFTPLGWPAGEAGPKERRPLSELVRYERW from the coding sequence ATGGACTTCCGTCAGCTCGTCGCCGCCCGCTACAGCGTACGCACCTACCGTTCCGATCCGGTGCCCGAGGCGCTTCTTCGAGAGGTGCTCGAGGCGGCGCGCCACGCCCCGTCCGCCTGCAACCGCCAGCCGTTCCGAGTGATCGTCCTGACGACGCGAGGCCGGGAAACCGACCTCCTCCGCGTCTATCCGAAACCCTGGTTCGTGGAGGCGCCTCTCGTCCTCGCCGTCTGCTCGGTACCCACCGAGGCGTGGGTGAGGAGCCGCCACGACGGTTGGAGCGCGGCGGAGACGGACGCCACCATCGCGACCGACCACCTTCTCCTCGCCGCCGCGGACCGCGGCCTCGGCACCTGCTGGGTCGCCGCCTTCGACCCCGTCGCGGCCCGCGAGGTCCTGGGGCTCCCGGACGACGTCGTACCGGTCGCCTTCACGCCTCTCGGCTGGCCGGCGGGCGAGGCGGGGCCGAAGGAACGGAGGCCGCTGTCCGAGCTCGTCCGATACGAGCGCTGGTAG
- a CDS encoding aldehyde ferredoxin oxidoreductase produces MEAAQRVLFVDPSNGFYRMRKYRVGDYFGPVDLGLHLADRWRSLNIGAGLFAGSILPGSNRLVVTGFSPAWRGFYVSSLGGAALVFDNLGINMVSLVGRAPTPSVLYLNRSHGEEIDVEVHPVDLAKAWARGRGGFYGLMEEVLERFGPRYQTDPRVLAVGPAAESTDFGAIGSAPVVKGRLTHADTWAGRGGMGSKMLQDHGLAAVIYGGTFVDEDFRDRKLADSWFQTRYEKRLATKDFEATTKYRFDPKFETGGTFGVNFATLKGRLMAFNYRSLHFSEAERLELWERLVAPHYLAQFNEETIAKRQQSTCGEPCAAVCKKLRDEYKKDYEPYQTMGPLCGIFDQRAAELLNGRADAAGFDAISLGGVLAWLMECLLEGDLSPDDLGVSRLPRWETAGFDVVADSMHNAEVGIELIESILLRRGVLDLSEGPRKWARRVHREKGPRILDRLVCLASGRRGWMVPNQYWTPGALAPMPMMGKYYMFYGPEFFPPRALGRVSADRMKEELAIDDLGVCRFHRGWAEEMLPEIVGAVYGLKDEYLKAIAVTASRINSRNASVFWESERDVDFVASYLKRRRDVEGDADPELARWVEAFEKDRHEAALAWWYETRKGIDESLRAFL; encoded by the coding sequence ATGGAAGCTGCCCAGCGCGTCCTCTTCGTCGACCCCTCGAACGGCTTCTACAGGATGCGCAAGTACCGGGTCGGCGACTATTTCGGCCCGGTCGACCTCGGGCTCCACCTCGCGGACCGCTGGCGGAGCCTGAACATCGGCGCGGGCCTCTTCGCCGGCTCGATCCTCCCCGGCTCGAACCGGCTCGTCGTCACCGGCTTCTCCCCCGCCTGGCGCGGCTTCTACGTCTCGAGTCTCGGCGGCGCCGCCCTCGTCTTCGACAACCTCGGCATCAACATGGTGAGCCTCGTCGGAAGGGCACCCACGCCGTCGGTCCTCTACCTGAACCGCAGCCACGGCGAGGAGATCGACGTCGAGGTCCACCCGGTCGACCTCGCGAAGGCCTGGGCGCGCGGCCGCGGCGGCTTCTACGGTCTCATGGAAGAGGTCCTCGAGCGCTTCGGCCCGCGCTACCAGACCGATCCGCGCGTCCTCGCCGTCGGCCCCGCGGCGGAGTCGACCGACTTCGGCGCCATCGGCAGCGCCCCTGTCGTGAAGGGGCGGCTCACCCACGCGGACACCTGGGCCGGCCGCGGCGGGATGGGCTCGAAGATGCTCCAGGACCATGGGCTCGCCGCGGTGATCTACGGCGGGACCTTCGTCGACGAGGACTTCCGTGACCGGAAGCTGGCCGACTCCTGGTTCCAGACGCGCTACGAGAAGCGCCTCGCGACGAAGGACTTCGAGGCGACGACGAAATACCGCTTCGACCCGAAGTTCGAGACCGGCGGCACCTTCGGCGTGAACTTCGCCACGCTGAAGGGGCGCCTCATGGCGTTCAACTACCGCTCGCTCCACTTCTCCGAGGCCGAGCGGCTCGAGCTCTGGGAGCGCCTGGTCGCCCCCCACTACCTCGCGCAGTTCAACGAGGAGACGATCGCGAAGCGGCAGCAGTCGACCTGCGGCGAGCCGTGCGCGGCCGTCTGCAAGAAGCTGCGCGACGAGTACAAGAAGGACTACGAGCCCTACCAGACGATGGGTCCGCTCTGCGGCATCTTCGACCAGCGCGCGGCCGAGCTCCTCAACGGCAGGGCCGACGCGGCGGGCTTCGACGCGATCTCCCTGGGCGGCGTCCTCGCCTGGCTCATGGAGTGCCTCCTCGAGGGCGACCTGTCGCCGGACGACCTCGGCGTCTCCCGCCTCCCGCGCTGGGAGACCGCCGGCTTCGACGTCGTCGCCGACTCGATGCACAACGCCGAGGTGGGGATCGAGCTGATCGAATCGATCCTCCTCCGGCGTGGGGTCCTCGACCTCTCGGAGGGCCCCCGGAAGTGGGCCCGGCGGGTCCATCGCGAGAAGGGGCCGCGCATCCTCGACCGGCTCGTCTGCCTCGCCTCGGGGCGGCGCGGCTGGATGGTGCCGAACCAGTACTGGACCCCGGGCGCCCTCGCCCCGATGCCGATGATGGGCAAGTACTACATGTTCTACGGCCCGGAGTTCTTCCCGCCGCGGGCGCTCGGGCGCGTCTCGGCCGACCGGATGAAGGAAGAGCTCGCGATCGACGACCTGGGCGTCTGCCGCTTCCACCGCGGGTGGGCCGAGGAGATGCTCCCCGAGATCGTCGGCGCCGTCTACGGCCTGAAGGACGAGTACCTGAAGGCGATCGCCGTCACCGCGAGCCGGATCAACAGCCGCAACGCCTCGGTCTTCTGGGAGTCGGAACGCGACGTCGACTTCGTCGCGTCCTACCTGAAGCGGCGGCGGGACGTCGAGGGCGACGCCGACCCCGAGCTCGCCCGCTGGGTCGAGGCGTTCGAGAAGGACCGGCACGAGGCCGCGCTCGCATGGTGGTACGAGACGCGGAAGGGGATCGACGAGAGTCTCCGCGCCTTCCTCTGA
- a CDS encoding pirin family protein, whose amino-acid sequence MKTPENTAAPSRPRSSSAPVVSVIEARRRDIGGLSVRRLLPWRRRRLVGPFVYFDEMGPVRFDAGRGLDVLPHPHIGLETVTYLYEGELLHRDSLGSRQRIRPGDVNWMTAGRGIVHSERTPSEGRVAGATLHGLQLWVALPAHAEGTEPAFVHHPGAMLPELERGGVRLRVLAGSAFGATSPVTVHSPLFYVDVAMPAGSELPLPVEPEERAVYTVEGSIAVGDEPSGPGRMLVLAPGAGVVLRAEAPARAVLIGGAPLERPPLIDWNFVSSSRERIEKAKRDWKEGRFPRVPGDEIELVPLPE is encoded by the coding sequence ATGAAGACACCAGAGAACACGGCGGCGCCCTCTCGGCCGAGGTCTTCCTCAGCTCCCGTCGTCTCCGTGATCGAGGCGAGGAGGCGGGACATCGGCGGCCTCAGCGTCCGCCGCCTCCTTCCCTGGAGACGGCGGCGCCTCGTCGGTCCCTTCGTCTACTTCGACGAGATGGGGCCGGTGCGCTTCGACGCGGGCCGCGGGCTCGACGTCCTGCCGCACCCGCACATCGGCCTCGAGACGGTGACCTACCTCTACGAAGGGGAGCTCCTCCACCGCGACAGCCTCGGGTCGCGGCAGCGGATACGCCCGGGCGACGTCAACTGGATGACGGCTGGCCGCGGCATCGTCCACTCCGAGCGGACCCCTTCGGAAGGGCGCGTGGCAGGAGCGACCCTCCACGGGCTCCAGCTGTGGGTCGCTCTCCCGGCACATGCCGAAGGGACGGAGCCGGCGTTCGTCCATCACCCGGGCGCGATGCTCCCGGAGCTCGAGCGGGGAGGGGTCCGGCTCCGGGTTCTCGCCGGCTCGGCCTTCGGCGCCACGTCTCCCGTCACGGTCCACTCCCCGCTCTTCTACGTCGACGTCGCGATGCCCGCCGGAAGCGAGCTGCCGCTCCCCGTCGAGCCCGAGGAGCGCGCCGTGTACACCGTCGAGGGGTCGATCGCCGTCGGCGACGAGCCCAGCGGCCCGGGGCGCATGCTCGTCCTGGCGCCGGGCGCCGGGGTCGTCCTTCGGGCCGAGGCGCCGGCGCGGGCCGTCCTGATCGGCGGCGCGCCCCTCGAGCGCCCGCCGCTCATCGACTGGAACTTCGTCTCGAGCTCGCGCGAGCGGATCGAGAAGGCGAAGCGGGACTGGAAGGAAGGCCGATTCCCGCGGGTGCCCGGCGACGAGATCGAGCTCGTCCCCCTGCCGGAGTGA
- a CDS encoding dioxygenase, translated as MPAIFAAHGAPVLLDDAAWMGELAAWAGAMPRPESILMISAHWEARPASLGATTPVPLVYDFSGFPEKYYRTVYPSPGAPALAGDVRGLLKSRGIAFTDEPARGLDHGAYVPLVAMYPEADVPVLQLSMPRLDPAELFALGRALAPLRDEGVLVFGSGFLTHNMRYAFRPGIPQWATEFDGWAEDSLSRFDVDALLDFEKRAPAARTALPTWEHYAPLLVAAGAAADSRPRVTFPITGWWMDGAFTKRSVQLD; from the coding sequence ATGCCCGCGATCTTCGCGGCGCACGGCGCGCCCGTCCTCCTCGACGACGCGGCCTGGATGGGCGAGCTCGCCGCGTGGGCCGGCGCGATGCCGAGGCCGGAAAGCATCCTGATGATCTCGGCCCACTGGGAGGCGCGCCCGGCGTCGCTCGGCGCGACGACGCCGGTTCCGCTCGTCTACGACTTCTCCGGCTTCCCCGAGAAGTACTACCGGACCGTCTACCCCTCGCCCGGCGCGCCCGCGCTCGCCGGGGACGTTCGCGGCCTCCTGAAGTCGAGGGGGATCGCCTTCACGGACGAGCCGGCGCGCGGCCTCGACCACGGGGCCTACGTGCCGCTCGTCGCGATGTACCCGGAAGCGGACGTCCCCGTCCTCCAGCTTTCGATGCCGCGTCTCGACCCGGCGGAGCTCTTCGCGCTCGGCCGGGCGCTCGCCCCGCTCCGCGACGAGGGGGTCCTCGTCTTCGGCAGCGGTTTCCTGACCCACAACATGCGCTACGCGTTCCGCCCGGGAATCCCGCAGTGGGCGACGGAGTTCGACGGCTGGGCGGAGGACTCCCTCTCGCGCTTCGACGTCGACGCGCTCCTCGACTTCGAGAAGCGCGCTCCGGCGGCCCGGACGGCGCTCCCGACCTGGGAGCACTACGCGCCCCTCCTCGTCGCCGCCGGCGCAGCCGCCGACAGCCGTCCGCGCGTGACGTTTCCCATCACCGGCTGGTGGATGGACGGGGCCTTCACGAAACGCTCGGTGCAGCTCGACTGA
- a CDS encoding pirin family protein, which produces MTPTSSPTTALRAETVRTSRSVERLVAGTATSDGAGVKLTRLLSQPLQRRLDPFLMLDAFGSDDPDDYIAGFPDHPHRGFETVTYMIAGRMKHRDSAGHEGLLENGGVQWMTAGRGVVHSEIPQQEEGVMEGFQLWLNLPGRDKMKAPWYRDFGAADLPRFTAGGVTAIVIAGVSHGVAGAVTREATEPLVLDLHLDAGARFEQPLASGHNAFVVVYRGAAAIGGREVTPGKLALLSNDPAADGVVIEAKDGARALLVAGRPLGEPIAQYGPFVMNTEEEIYQAVSDYRDGRLG; this is translated from the coding sequence ATGACACCGACCTCGAGCCCGACCACCGCTCTCCGCGCGGAGACAGTCCGCACGTCCCGCTCCGTCGAGCGCCTCGTCGCCGGCACGGCGACCTCCGACGGCGCGGGCGTGAAGCTCACGCGCCTCCTCTCGCAGCCGCTCCAGCGGCGGCTCGACCCGTTCCTGATGCTCGACGCCTTCGGGAGCGACGACCCGGACGACTACATCGCCGGCTTCCCCGACCACCCGCACCGCGGCTTCGAGACGGTGACGTACATGATCGCGGGCCGGATGAAGCACCGCGACAGCGCGGGGCACGAGGGTCTCCTCGAGAACGGCGGCGTCCAGTGGATGACGGCCGGGCGCGGCGTCGTCCACTCCGAGATCCCGCAGCAGGAAGAGGGGGTCATGGAGGGCTTCCAGCTCTGGCTGAACCTCCCGGGCCGCGACAAGATGAAGGCGCCCTGGTACCGCGATTTCGGCGCGGCGGACCTTCCGCGGTTCACGGCCGGCGGCGTCACGGCGATCGTCATCGCGGGCGTGAGCCACGGCGTGGCCGGCGCGGTGACGCGCGAGGCGACGGAGCCGCTCGTCCTCGACCTCCACCTCGACGCGGGCGCCCGGTTCGAGCAGCCGCTCGCGAGCGGGCACAACGCGTTCGTCGTCGTCTACCGCGGCGCCGCGGCGATCGGGGGGCGGGAGGTGACGCCGGGGAAGCTCGCGCTCCTTTCGAACGACCCGGCGGCGGACGGAGTCGTGATCGAGGCGAAGGACGGAGCGCGAGCGCTCCTCGTCGCGGGGCGGCCGCTCGGCGAGCCGATCGCGCAGTACGGCCCGTTCGTCATGAACACCGAGGAGGAGATCTACCAGGCGGTGAGCGACTACCGGGACGGTCGGCTCGGTTGA
- a CDS encoding NAD(P)H-dependent oxidoreductase, whose amino-acid sequence MKILQINASARNEGANSTRVANAVVDRLREANPDSVLKVRDLAKDPVPALDDAALGALFTPAEKRTPEQAASVAARDALIAEVQAADALVLGVPMYNLGNPVQLKGWIDAIARAGVTFRYTSSGPEGLLKGKTAYVALARGGRYRGTPGDAQTPYLKTILGFLGITDVRFIYAEGMNMGEESMRKGFAEAEADLEAALAA is encoded by the coding sequence ATGAAGATCCTCCAGATCAACGCGAGCGCCCGGAACGAAGGCGCGAACTCCACCCGCGTCGCGAACGCCGTCGTCGACCGCCTGCGCGAGGCGAACCCCGATTCCGTCCTGAAGGTCCGCGACCTCGCAAAGGACCCCGTGCCCGCCCTCGACGACGCGGCGCTCGGGGCGCTCTTTACGCCCGCCGAGAAAAGGACGCCGGAGCAGGCCGCGTCCGTCGCCGCGAGGGACGCGCTCATCGCCGAAGTCCAGGCGGCCGACGCCCTCGTCCTCGGCGTCCCGATGTACAACCTCGGAAACCCGGTGCAGCTGAAGGGCTGGATCGACGCGATCGCCAGGGCCGGCGTCACGTTCCGCTACACGTCGAGCGGACCCGAAGGGCTCCTGAAGGGCAAGACCGCCTACGTCGCGCTCGCGCGCGGCGGGCGCTACCGCGGTACGCCGGGCGACGCCCAGACTCCCTATCTGAAGACGATCCTCGGCTTCCTCGGCATCACCGACGTCCGCTTCATCTACGCCGAGGGAATGAACATGGGCGAGGAGTCGATGCGCAAGGGCTTCGCCGAAGCCGAGGCCGACCTCGAAGCCGCGCTCGCCGCCTGA
- a CDS encoding LysR family transcriptional regulator, whose amino-acid sequence MKQSEPNDLLIFARVADSGSFSRAAERLGLPKSTVSRRISILEERLGERLMVRTTRRLRLTELGEKLLAHARRVATEVDDVAALAENRKEAPVGRLRVAMPSDLAILLFSEALAAFTAMHPAVSLELDLSARRVDLLGENVDLAVQIGSPPEDALLAARRVAVFPIGLYAAPSYLAGRGDPVSPDDLARHDALRLLGRDGEPARWTLTRGEERWQGVPNGRASANSPELLLRLARAGAGIAAVPDLLAAPYVRRGELRRVLPAWCLSARTAWAVFPGRRLMPGKVRAFLDMLVTALPVETASSA is encoded by the coding sequence ATGAAACAATCTGAGCCCAACGATCTTCTGATCTTCGCCCGGGTGGCCGACTCGGGGAGCTTCAGCCGCGCCGCCGAACGCCTGGGCCTGCCGAAGTCGACGGTCTCGAGGCGGATCTCCATCCTCGAGGAGCGGCTCGGCGAGCGGCTCATGGTCCGGACGACGCGGCGTCTCCGCCTCACGGAGCTCGGCGAGAAGCTCCTCGCCCACGCCCGTCGCGTCGCCACGGAGGTCGACGACGTCGCCGCCCTCGCCGAGAACCGGAAGGAGGCGCCGGTCGGCCGCCTTCGCGTCGCGATGCCGAGCGACCTCGCCATCCTCCTCTTCTCCGAAGCGCTCGCCGCGTTTACGGCGATGCACCCGGCGGTCTCGCTCGAGCTCGACCTTTCCGCGCGGCGCGTCGACCTGCTCGGGGAGAACGTCGACCTCGCCGTTCAGATCGGCTCGCCGCCCGAAGACGCCCTTCTCGCCGCGCGCCGCGTCGCGGTCTTCCCGATCGGCCTCTACGCCGCCCCGTCCTATCTCGCCGGGCGTGGAGACCCCGTATCGCCCGACGACCTCGCGCGGCACGACGCCCTCCGGCTCCTCGGGCGCGACGGGGAGCCGGCCCGCTGGACGCTCACCCGGGGCGAGGAACGGTGGCAGGGCGTTCCCAACGGGCGGGCGAGCGCGAACTCCCCCGAGCTCCTGCTCCGCCTCGCCCGCGCGGGCGCGGGGATCGCCGCCGTCCCCGACCTCCTCGCCGCACCCTACGTGCGACGAGGCGAGCTGCGCCGCGTGCTCCCCGCGTGGTGCCTCAGCGCTCGCACGGCCTGGGCCGTCTTCCCGGGCCGCCGCCTCATGCCGGGGAAAGTGCGCGCCTTCCTCGACATGCTCGTCACGGCGCTCCCCGTCGAGACGGCGTCATCGGCCTGA